A region of Planococcus sp. MSAK28401 DNA encodes the following proteins:
- the icmF gene encoding fused isobutyryl-CoA mutase/GTPase IcmF yields MATIQESTTYQPNHHIRFVTASALFDGHDASINIMRRILQANGVEVIHLGHNRSVEEVVNAAIQEDVQGIAISSYQGGHMEYFKYMYDLLQERGAGHIQIYGGGGGVILPREIRELEDYGIAGIFSPEDGRKKGLQGMIAEIVEKCDFSTAKEDVSLDEMSADNPVALANVITTAEEAHTRNLDTTDLMKAVREKSKNTPVLGITGTGGAGKSSLTDELIRRFLTELPGKKIAILSIDPTKQKTGGALLGDRIRMNAIFNKRVFMRSLATRGSRTELSAAIGDVLDVVRAAGFDLIVVETSGIGQGDAEIAGISDASMYVMTSEFGAPTQLEKIDMIDYADLIVINKYERKGSEDARRQVQKQYQRSHLLWDKDLDDMPVYGTIASQFNDKGTNALFAALVGTLNEKCGTDWETSYEAFAKTQKENLIIPNDRRYYLREITETVRGYHAKSAEQASFARRLFQLEGAIEEVKNKAPNDALVDSLESLAAGVRDELTAESKRILNNWESLQSDYAGDELVTKVRDKELRTLLRTKSLSGIKIPRVALPKFKDYGEILRWVYAENVPGAFPYTAGVFPFKRAGEDPKRQFAGEGTPERTNRRFHYLSKGDDAKRLSTAFDSVTLYGEDPDHRPDIYGKVGESGVSICTLEDMKKLYDGFDLCLPSTSVSMTINGPAPIILAMFMNTAIDQQVKKREEELGRTLNVEEFTEVREATLQVVRGTVQADILKEDQGQNTCIFSTEFALRMMGDIQQYFIDHKVRNYYSVSISGYHIAEAGANPISQLAFTLSNGFTYVEYYLSRGMNIDDFAPNLSFFFSNGLDPEYTVIGRVARRIWAVVMRDKYGANERSQKLKYHVQTSGRSLHAQEIDFNDIRTTLQALMALQDNCNSLHTNAYDEAITTPTEESVRRAMAIQMIITKEHGLSKNENPLQGAFVVEELTELVEQAVLTEFDRIDDRGGVLGAMETQYQRGKIQEESMHYEMKKHTGELPIIGVNTYLNPNPQSDDDINAMEIARATEEEKEAQINNLRSFQERNPSDEALERLKQVAKTGGNIFEELMETVKVASLGQITTALYEVGGQYRRNM; encoded by the coding sequence ATGGCTACAATTCAAGAAAGCACGACGTATCAGCCGAATCATCATATCCGGTTTGTGACCGCGTCCGCTCTTTTTGACGGTCACGATGCATCGATCAATATTATGCGCCGTATTTTACAGGCAAATGGTGTAGAAGTCATTCATCTCGGGCACAACCGCTCGGTGGAAGAAGTTGTCAATGCAGCAATCCAGGAAGATGTTCAAGGAATCGCCATTTCGTCTTATCAAGGCGGCCATATGGAATACTTCAAATACATGTACGACCTGCTTCAAGAACGCGGAGCAGGACATATCCAAATATACGGCGGCGGCGGAGGGGTCATTTTGCCGCGCGAAATCCGCGAGCTGGAAGATTACGGCATCGCCGGCATCTTCTCTCCGGAAGACGGGCGTAAAAAAGGATTGCAGGGCATGATCGCGGAAATCGTTGAGAAATGTGATTTTTCGACAGCGAAAGAAGATGTCTCGCTTGATGAGATGTCCGCTGACAATCCAGTAGCCCTGGCAAATGTCATCACAACCGCTGAAGAAGCGCACACGAGAAATCTCGACACAACCGATTTGATGAAAGCGGTACGTGAAAAATCAAAGAACACGCCGGTTCTAGGGATCACCGGAACAGGCGGAGCCGGGAAAAGCTCGTTGACGGACGAGTTGATCCGCCGCTTCTTGACGGAATTGCCGGGCAAGAAAATCGCCATTTTGTCGATCGACCCGACGAAACAAAAAACTGGCGGCGCGCTGCTTGGCGACCGCATCCGCATGAACGCGATATTCAATAAGCGTGTCTTTATGAGAAGCCTGGCCACACGTGGGTCGAGAACTGAATTGTCCGCTGCAATCGGCGATGTGCTGGATGTCGTGAGAGCGGCAGGGTTCGATTTGATCGTCGTGGAAACGAGCGGAATCGGCCAAGGCGATGCTGAAATCGCGGGCATTTCCGATGCTTCGATGTACGTCATGACGAGCGAATTCGGTGCCCCGACACAGCTCGAGAAAATCGATATGATCGATTATGCAGACCTTATCGTCATCAATAAATATGAGCGCAAAGGCTCAGAAGATGCACGCCGCCAAGTGCAGAAACAATACCAGCGCAGCCACCTGTTATGGGACAAGGACTTGGACGATATGCCGGTATACGGCACCATCGCCAGCCAGTTCAACGATAAAGGGACCAATGCCTTGTTCGCGGCACTCGTCGGCACGCTCAACGAAAAATGCGGCACCGATTGGGAAACGAGCTATGAGGCGTTCGCTAAAACACAAAAAGAGAACTTGATCATTCCAAATGATCGCCGCTATTATTTGCGGGAAATTACGGAAACGGTGCGCGGCTACCACGCGAAAAGCGCGGAGCAAGCATCATTTGCCCGCCGCTTGTTCCAGCTAGAAGGCGCCATAGAAGAAGTCAAAAACAAGGCGCCGAACGATGCACTGGTCGATTCGTTGGAATCACTTGCTGCAGGCGTGCGCGATGAATTGACTGCAGAGTCAAAACGAATTCTCAACAACTGGGAGTCCTTGCAGTCCGATTATGCCGGCGATGAACTTGTCACCAAAGTGCGCGATAAGGAACTGCGCACTTTGTTGCGGACTAAAAGCTTGTCGGGCATCAAAATTCCGAGAGTGGCATTACCGAAATTCAAAGATTACGGCGAGATTTTGCGCTGGGTCTATGCTGAAAACGTGCCGGGTGCATTCCCTTATACAGCTGGCGTATTTCCGTTCAAACGCGCCGGTGAAGATCCAAAGCGCCAGTTCGCGGGTGAAGGAACTCCAGAACGCACGAATAGAAGGTTCCATTATTTGTCAAAGGGTGACGATGCTAAACGCTTGTCGACCGCTTTCGACTCGGTAACATTGTATGGAGAAGACCCAGATCACCGTCCTGATATTTACGGGAAAGTCGGCGAATCGGGGGTTTCCATCTGTACGCTTGAAGACATGAAGAAATTGTATGACGGTTTTGATTTGTGCTTGCCGTCGACATCCGTATCGATGACCATCAATGGGCCTGCACCGATTATCCTGGCGATGTTCATGAACACAGCGATCGACCAGCAAGTGAAAAAGCGCGAAGAAGAGCTCGGCCGCACCTTGAACGTTGAAGAATTCACAGAAGTCCGTGAAGCAACATTGCAAGTGGTCCGCGGAACCGTTCAAGCGGATATCTTGAAAGAAGACCAAGGGCAGAACACGTGCATCTTCTCGACGGAATTCGCACTTCGCATGATGGGAGATATTCAGCAATACTTTATCGACCACAAAGTGCGCAATTATTACTCTGTATCGATTTCCGGCTACCATATAGCAGAAGCAGGCGCGAACCCGATTTCCCAATTGGCGTTCACTTTGTCGAATGGCTTCACATACGTTGAGTATTATTTGAGCCGCGGCATGAACATCGATGATTTCGCACCGAACTTGTCGTTCTTCTTCTCGAACGGACTCGACCCGGAATATACGGTCATCGGACGCGTAGCCCGGCGCATCTGGGCAGTTGTTATGCGCGATAAATATGGCGCCAACGAACGCAGCCAGAAGCTGAAATACCATGTCCAAACATCTGGGCGCAGCTTGCACGCACAGGAAATCGACTTCAACGATATCCGTACAACTCTGCAAGCGCTCATGGCATTGCAGGATAACTGCAACTCACTCCACACGAACGCTTATGATGAAGCGATCACAACGCCGACAGAAGAATCGGTGCGCCGTGCGATGGCGATCCAGATGATCATCACAAAAGAGCACGGTCTTTCGAAAAACGAAAACCCGCTGCAAGGCGCGTTTGTCGTCGAAGAACTGACGGAATTGGTCGAGCAGGCCGTCTTGACGGAATTCGACCGCATCGATGACCGGGGCGGTGTTCTTGGCGCAATGGAAACGCAATACCAACGCGGCAAGATCCAGGAAGAATCCATGCATTACGAAATGAAGAAGCACACCGGCGAATTGCCGATCATCGGTGTCAACACGTACTTGAACCCGAATCCGCAATCGGACGATGATATCAATGCGATGGAAATCGCCCGTGCGACGGAAGAGGAAAAAGAAGCGCAAATCAACAACTTGCGCTCGTTCCAGGAGCGCAATCCATCAGATGAGGCGTTGGAACGCTTGAAGCAAGTAGCTAAAACAGGCGGCAATATTTTCGAAGAACTGATGGAGACAGTCAAAGTCGCAAGCCTTGGCCAAATCACCACAGCACTCTACGAAGTCGGCGGCCAGTATCGCAGAAATATGTAA
- a CDS encoding TetR/AcrR family transcriptional regulator: protein MTKKREIQSSVKDESLIEKRREQMISGAVTLFKEKGFHRTTTREIAKAAGFSIGTLYEYIRTKEDVLYLVCDSIYDEVNARLDRLDLEEGSLETLVKALEQYYTLIDNMQDEFVVMYQESKSLPKDALRYVLNKELEMTSLFERLLSKCAASGELSLSQKEIVLASHHLFVQGQMWAFRRWAMDEYTIGEFIEMQTKFLLQGMAGEKITIQGA from the coding sequence ATGACAAAAAAGCGTGAAATTCAGTCCTCCGTAAAAGACGAAAGCCTGATTGAAAAGCGCCGTGAACAAATGATCAGCGGCGCTGTCACGCTTTTTAAAGAAAAGGGCTTTCACCGGACGACGACAAGGGAAATTGCAAAAGCAGCCGGGTTCAGCATCGGCACATTATATGAATATATCCGCACGAAAGAAGACGTACTCTATCTCGTGTGCGACTCGATTTACGACGAAGTCAATGCTCGGCTTGATCGGCTGGATTTGGAGGAAGGATCGCTTGAGACGCTGGTGAAAGCACTCGAGCAATACTATACATTAATCGACAATATGCAAGATGAATTCGTCGTCATGTATCAGGAGTCCAAATCGCTGCCGAAAGACGCACTGCGTTATGTGTTGAACAAGGAACTCGAAATGACGTCCTTGTTTGAACGGCTTCTATCGAAATGCGCGGCGTCAGGGGAATTGTCCCTGTCGCAAAAAGAAATTGTCCTGGCTTCCCATCATTTGTTCGTGCAAGGGCAAATGTGGGCGTTCAGGCGCTGGGCAATGGATGAGTACACCATTGGGGAATTTATCGAAATGCAAACGAAGTTTCTGCTGCAGGGGATGGCAGGGGAAAAAATCACGATACAGGGGGCTTGA
- a CDS encoding acyl-CoA dehydrogenase, with translation MNFQLSEEHKMIRKMVRDFAKNEVAPTAEQRDEDESFDMKIFHQMAELGLTGIPWPEEYGGIGSDYLAYCIAVEELSRVDGSVGVILSAHTSLAGWPVYTFGTEEQKQKYLRPMAEGTKVGAYGLTEPSAGSDAGSMKTSAKEDGDHYILNGSKIFITNGGIADIYVVFAVTDPESKHKGTTAFIVEKDFEGFSVGKKEKKLGIRSSPTTEIIFDNCRVPKENVLGELGQGFKIAMQTLDGGRNGIAAQAVGIAQGAMDAAIDYAKEREQFGKPIAANQGISFKLADMATGIEASRLLTYQAAWLESNKLSYSKESAMAKLMAGDTAMKVTTEAVQVFGGYGYTKDYPVERFMRDAKITQIYEGTQEVQRLVISRMVTK, from the coding sequence ATGAACTTTCAACTTTCTGAAGAACATAAAATGATCCGCAAAATGGTCCGCGACTTCGCGAAAAACGAAGTGGCGCCGACAGCAGAACAGCGCGACGAAGACGAAAGCTTTGATATGAAAATTTTCCATCAAATGGCGGAACTTGGCCTGACAGGCATTCCATGGCCGGAAGAGTACGGCGGCATCGGTTCGGATTACTTGGCGTATTGCATCGCGGTTGAAGAACTGTCCCGTGTGGATGGTTCTGTCGGCGTTATCTTGTCCGCCCACACGTCACTAGCCGGATGGCCGGTCTATACATTCGGAACAGAAGAACAGAAACAGAAATACTTGCGCCCGATGGCAGAAGGCACAAAAGTCGGCGCTTATGGTCTGACGGAACCATCTGCAGGATCGGATGCAGGAAGCATGAAAACCAGCGCCAAAGAAGACGGCGACCATTATATCTTGAACGGTTCAAAAATCTTCATCACAAATGGCGGCATCGCTGATATCTATGTCGTCTTCGCGGTGACAGACCCAGAATCGAAACATAAAGGCACAACAGCCTTCATCGTCGAGAAAGATTTCGAAGGCTTTTCGGTCGGCAAGAAAGAGAAGAAACTAGGGATCCGCTCAAGCCCAACGACAGAAATCATCTTCGACAACTGCCGCGTACCGAAAGAAAACGTTCTCGGCGAACTTGGCCAAGGCTTTAAAATTGCCATGCAGACGCTTGATGGCGGACGCAACGGCATCGCAGCACAAGCTGTCGGAATCGCTCAAGGCGCGATGGACGCAGCGATTGACTACGCGAAAGAGCGTGAACAATTCGGCAAGCCGATTGCAGCGAACCAAGGTATTTCATTTAAATTGGCCGATATGGCGACAGGCATCGAAGCGTCTCGTCTATTGACGTATCAAGCGGCTTGGCTCGAGTCGAACAAATTATCCTATAGCAAAGAATCCGCCATGGCGAAATTGATGGCTGGCGATACAGCGATGAAAGTGACGACTGAAGCGGTTCAAGTCTTCGGCGGCTACGGCTATACGAAAGATTATCCAGTTGAGCGCTTCATGCGCGATGCGAAAATCACGCAAATCTACGAAGGCACACAGGAAGTCCAGCGTTTGGTCATTTCCCGTATGGTCACGAAATAA
- a CDS encoding acyl-CoA dehydrogenase — protein sequence MDLHFTDEQLMMRNMVRDFAKEEIMPFIERMEEGEFPTDIIKKMGGLGLMGITAPEKYGGSEMDFTSYITAIHELSKASGVIGVILSVHTSVGTNPIINFGTEEQIAKYVPKLATGEYLGAFCLTEPSAGSDAAALKTRAVKKDGQYILNGSKVYITNGGEADSYIVFASTNPEAGPRGISAFIVEKDFPGFVVGKDERKMGLHGSRTVQLTFENMEVPVENLLGEEGKGFSIAMANLNAGRIGIAAQALGIAEAAYDYAVAYAKEREQFGKPIAQQQGIGFKLADMATQVEAAKLLVYNAADMYAKGIECNKESSMAKLFASKAAMDITTEAIQVYGGYGYTKDYPVERLFRDAKVTEIYEGTSEIQRIVISKQLLK from the coding sequence ATGGACCTGCACTTTACAGATGAACAATTAATGATGCGCAATATGGTGCGCGATTTTGCAAAAGAAGAAATCATGCCTTTTATCGAACGCATGGAAGAAGGCGAATTCCCGACGGACATCATCAAGAAAATGGGTGGGCTCGGACTCATGGGCATCACCGCGCCTGAAAAATACGGTGGCTCGGAAATGGATTTCACTTCTTATATCACGGCCATCCACGAACTGTCTAAAGCAAGCGGCGTCATCGGCGTCATTCTATCGGTTCATACATCGGTCGGCACCAATCCGATCATCAACTTCGGGACGGAAGAACAGATCGCAAAATACGTGCCCAAATTGGCGACTGGTGAGTATTTGGGAGCCTTCTGTTTGACGGAGCCATCGGCCGGGTCCGATGCAGCAGCGCTGAAAACGCGTGCTGTTAAAAAAGACGGACAGTACATCCTAAACGGCTCTAAAGTTTACATCACCAATGGCGGCGAAGCTGATTCGTACATCGTATTCGCCTCGACCAACCCGGAAGCTGGCCCTCGTGGAATTTCTGCCTTTATCGTGGAAAAAGATTTCCCAGGTTTTGTTGTCGGGAAAGACGAAAGAAAAATGGGGCTTCACGGTTCGCGGACCGTGCAGTTGACGTTCGAGAATATGGAAGTGCCAGTTGAAAACTTGCTTGGCGAAGAAGGCAAAGGATTTTCGATCGCGATGGCGAACTTGAACGCCGGCCGCATCGGCATTGCCGCACAAGCTTTGGGCATCGCAGAAGCTGCATATGATTACGCAGTAGCTTATGCAAAAGAGCGCGAACAATTCGGCAAGCCGATAGCCCAGCAACAAGGCATCGGATTCAAACTTGCCGATATGGCGACTCAAGTCGAAGCGGCCAAACTTTTGGTTTACAACGCAGCGGATATGTATGCAAAAGGAATCGAGTGCAATAAGGAATCGTCAATGGCGAAGCTATTCGCTTCAAAAGCGGCGATGGATATCACGACCGAAGCCATCCAAGTTTACGGCGGCTATGGCTATACGAAAGATTACCCGGTCGAGCGCTTGTTCCGCGACGCTAAAGTCACAGAAATTTACGAAGGCACAAGTGAAATTCAGCGCATCGTCATCAGCAAGCAACTATTAAAATAA
- a CDS encoding 3-hydroxybutyryl-CoA dehydrogenase produces the protein MSIQNVMVIGAGQMGSGIAQVCAQAGFNVKLNDMKQEAYERGIANITKNLSRNVEKGRMTEDEKSQVLGRIQSSLDLKDAHDVDIVIEAAVENMEIKSTIFKTLDEVAPKHAILASNTSSLPITEIAAATKRPEQVIGMHFMNPVPVMKLVEIIRGLATTDEVYQAVEDMTVKLSKTPVEVNDFPGFVSNRILMPMINEAIFTLQEGVATKEAIDEVMKLGMNHPMGPLQLADFIGLDTCLYIMEVLHDGFGDSKYRPSPLLRQYVKAGWLGKKTGRGFYEYN, from the coding sequence ATGTCTATCCAAAACGTCATGGTCATCGGAGCCGGCCAAATGGGCTCCGGTATCGCGCAAGTTTGCGCGCAAGCTGGATTTAACGTGAAACTAAACGATATGAAACAAGAGGCATATGAACGCGGCATCGCGAACATCACGAAAAATTTGTCGCGCAATGTCGAAAAAGGGCGCATGACAGAAGACGAGAAATCGCAAGTGCTCGGCCGCATCCAATCTTCGTTGGATTTAAAAGACGCGCATGATGTCGACATCGTCATCGAAGCCGCTGTCGAGAACATGGAAATCAAATCGACGATCTTCAAGACTTTGGATGAAGTGGCGCCGAAGCATGCCATTCTCGCATCGAATACATCTTCACTTCCGATCACCGAAATCGCTGCAGCGACGAAGCGCCCGGAACAAGTCATCGGCATGCATTTCATGAACCCGGTACCGGTCATGAAGCTGGTCGAAATTATCCGCGGCCTTGCGACAACGGATGAAGTGTATCAGGCAGTCGAAGACATGACAGTGAAATTATCGAAAACACCGGTTGAAGTAAACGACTTCCCTGGATTCGTTTCGAACCGCATTTTGATGCCGATGATCAATGAAGCGATCTTTACGCTGCAAGAAGGCGTCGCAACGAAAGAAGCGATTGATGAAGTGATGAAGCTCGGCATGAACCATCCGATGGGGCCGCTTCAATTGGCTGATTTTATCGGCTTGGATACCTGCCTTTACATTATGGAAGTTCTGCACGACGGTTTCGGCGACAGCAAATACCGTCCAAGCCCGCTCCTGCGCCAATACGTAAAAGCCGGCTGGCTCGGCAAGAAGACCGGACGCGGTTTCTACGAATACAACTAA
- a CDS encoding acetyl-CoA C-acetyltransferase, whose amino-acid sequence MAKTVIIDGARTAFGKFGGALSSFTASDLGAAAIKEALQRAQVNPEDVQEVIMGNVLQAGQGQIPSRQAAKKAGIPYHVKSETINKVCASGLRSVTMADQIIRLGDEELIVAGGMESMSNAPYYLPKARFGLRMGDSQVVDGMVHDGLSCSFHPDKVHMGTYGNSTAETFELTRERQDEWSARSHERAIKARDHFAEEITAMEVPQRKGDPLTVDQDEAPREGTTAEVLAKLRPAFGKDGTITAGNAPGINDGAAALVLMSEERAKKDGKTVLAHVVGHTEVAVEPHRFPETPGLVINELLKKTGKTLEEIDLFEINEAFAAVALASSKIAGIDEEKVNVNGGSVALGHPIGASGARIILTLAYELKRRGGGIGIAAICSGGGQGDAVMIEVPKEEN is encoded by the coding sequence ATGGCAAAAACGGTCATCATTGATGGGGCACGCACAGCATTCGGAAAATTCGGCGGTGCACTCAGTTCATTCACGGCAAGCGACCTGGGAGCAGCGGCGATCAAAGAAGCGCTCCAGCGGGCGCAAGTAAATCCTGAAGATGTACAAGAAGTTATCATGGGCAATGTCCTGCAGGCAGGGCAAGGGCAAATTCCTTCCCGCCAGGCAGCTAAAAAAGCAGGCATTCCATATCATGTCAAATCCGAAACGATCAATAAAGTATGTGCCTCCGGTTTGCGGTCAGTAACGATGGCCGATCAGATCATCCGCTTGGGAGACGAAGAATTGATCGTCGCAGGCGGCATGGAATCGATGTCGAACGCGCCTTATTATTTACCAAAAGCACGCTTTGGCCTTCGCATGGGCGATTCACAAGTCGTGGATGGCATGGTCCATGACGGCTTGTCATGTTCATTCCACCCGGACAAAGTTCATATGGGCACATACGGCAACTCGACGGCAGAAACCTTCGAACTGACACGTGAAAGACAAGACGAGTGGTCAGCTCGTTCCCACGAACGTGCTATCAAAGCACGTGATCATTTTGCGGAAGAAATTACAGCGATGGAAGTGCCACAACGTAAAGGCGACCCGCTTACCGTTGACCAGGATGAAGCGCCGCGTGAAGGCACGACAGCTGAAGTTTTGGCGAAACTGCGCCCAGCATTCGGAAAAGACGGCACCATTACGGCTGGTAATGCACCAGGAATCAATGACGGAGCGGCTGCACTTGTATTGATGAGTGAAGAACGCGCCAAAAAAGACGGCAAAACCGTATTGGCTCATGTCGTAGGACATACAGAAGTCGCGGTCGAACCGCATCGCTTCCCGGAAACACCAGGGCTCGTCATCAACGAATTACTCAAAAAAACCGGCAAAACATTAGAAGAGATCGATCTTTTCGAAATTAACGAAGCTTTTGCTGCAGTAGCGCTTGCAAGCTCGAAAATTGCAGGCATTGATGAAGAGAAAGTTAATGTCAACGGTGGATCTGTTGCACTTGGCCATCCGATCGGGGCAAGTGGCGCACGCATTATCTTGACGCTTGCTTATGAATTGAAACGCCGCGGAGGCGGCATCGGAATCGCCGCGATCTGCTCTGGCGGCGGGCAAGGCGATGCAGTGATGATCGAAGTACCGAAGGAGGAAAACTAA
- a CDS encoding (Fe-S)-binding protein has product MEFLLIANWVLFILVTAYAIYLFIYLLKSRYDYIKLGKKVEFEENFNERVRKVMVNVFGQKKLLKDKKSGAIHVMFFYGFLLVQASAIDFIIKGLSPDSHLPLGPLYPAFTLFQEFVTLTILVAVVWAFYRRYIEKLVRLKRGWKSGLVLIFIGGLMVTVLVGNGMNMIWHGHEGARTEPVASVIGAAFAWLPEAAAVTIFYIMWWAHLLFLLTFLVYVPQSKHAHLIFGPVNTWFHRLDHVGRLKPINFEDMEEENEEDPDAMPTFGVGKITDFTQAQMIDFYACVECGRCTNMCPATGTGKMLSPMDLITKLRDNLTNTGAVMTQKKPWVPAMAFSNTQGNQLAMAAGAEGISIDELYSPSLIGDVITEEEIWACTTCRNCEDQCPVMNEHVDKIIDLRRYLVMTEGKMDKDAQRAMTNIEKQGNPWGLNRKEKENWRDARPDISIPTVKEVSKAGEEFEYLFWVGSMGSFDSRSQKIALSFARLMNEAGVKFAILGNKEKNSGDTPRRLGNEFLFQELATANIKEFEKAGVTKIVTIDPHAYNIFKNEYPDFGFEAEVYHHTEMLFDLVQQGKLKPQHAVNEKITFHDSCYLGRYNDVYDAPREILKAIEGVELVEMVRNRQDGMCCGAGGGLMWMEEDAGHRVNVARTEQALEVSPTMISSGCPYCLTMLSDGTKAKEVEEQVGTYDVAELLEMAVLGKDAPPVEEVVQ; this is encoded by the coding sequence ATGGAGTTTTTGCTCATCGCTAACTGGGTTTTATTTATACTTGTAACCGCTTACGCCATATACTTGTTCATCTACTTGCTGAAGTCACGCTATGATTACATCAAGCTCGGCAAAAAAGTAGAATTTGAAGAAAATTTCAATGAACGGGTTCGCAAAGTAATGGTCAACGTATTTGGCCAAAAGAAATTATTGAAAGATAAAAAGAGCGGCGCGATACATGTGATGTTCTTCTATGGCTTCCTGCTCGTGCAAGCGAGTGCCATCGATTTCATCATCAAAGGCTTATCGCCTGATTCGCATTTGCCGCTTGGCCCATTGTATCCGGCATTCACATTGTTCCAGGAATTCGTCACGTTGACGATTCTGGTAGCTGTCGTCTGGGCGTTCTACAGACGCTATATTGAAAAATTGGTCCGCTTGAAGCGCGGCTGGAAATCCGGGCTTGTCTTGATTTTTATCGGTGGCTTGATGGTGACAGTTCTTGTCGGGAACGGCATGAACATGATCTGGCACGGTCATGAAGGGGCTCGGACAGAACCTGTCGCAAGCGTCATCGGAGCGGCCTTCGCTTGGCTTCCTGAAGCAGCTGCAGTAACTATCTTCTACATTATGTGGTGGGCGCATCTATTGTTCCTATTAACATTCTTGGTTTATGTCCCGCAATCAAAGCACGCTCACTTGATTTTCGGGCCGGTCAACACATGGTTCCACCGTTTGGATCATGTCGGCCGCTTGAAGCCGATCAATTTTGAGGATATGGAAGAGGAAAACGAAGAAGATCCAGACGCGATGCCGACATTCGGAGTCGGCAAAATCACGGATTTCACGCAAGCCCAAATGATCGATTTCTACGCTTGTGTAGAATGCGGACGCTGCACGAATATGTGCCCAGCCACCGGAACCGGCAAAATGCTATCGCCGATGGACCTGATCACGAAACTACGTGACAACCTGACGAACACGGGTGCTGTCATGACTCAGAAAAAACCATGGGTGCCAGCTATGGCATTCAGCAATACGCAAGGAAACCAATTGGCGATGGCTGCCGGCGCTGAAGGCATCTCAATCGATGAACTTTACAGCCCGAGCTTGATCGGCGACGTTATCACAGAAGAAGAAATTTGGGCTTGTACAACTTGCCGCAACTGTGAAGACCAATGCCCGGTCATGAACGAACACGTCGACAAAATCATCGACCTCCGCCGTTACCTGGTTATGACTGAAGGGAAAATGGATAAAGATGCCCAGCGCGCGATGACCAACATCGAAAAGCAAGGCAATCCATGGGGCTTGAACCGCAAAGAAAAAGAGAACTGGAGAGATGCTCGCCCAGATATCTCGATCCCAACGGTCAAAGAAGTCAGCAAAGCCGGAGAAGAGTTTGAGTATTTGTTCTGGGTCGGTTCGATGGGGTCATTCGACAGCCGCTCACAGAAAATCGCGCTTTCCTTTGCACGTTTGATGAACGAAGCGGGCGTCAAATTCGCAATTCTCGGCAATAAAGAAAAGAACTCCGGCGATACGCCGCGTCGCCTCGGGAACGAATTCCTGTTCCAGGAGCTCGCGACTGCCAATATTAAAGAATTCGAAAAAGCGGGCGTGACGAAAATCGTTACAATTGATCCGCATGCCTACAATATCTTCAAAAATGAATACCCGGACTTTGGCTTTGAAGCAGAAGTCTATCATCATACGGAAATGCTCTTTGACCTTGTCCAGCAAGGGAAATTGAAACCGCAGCATGCAGTGAACGAGAAAATCACTTTCCATGATTCCTGCTACCTCGGCCGTTATAACGATGTATACGATGCACCGCGTGAAATCCTGAAAGCGATCGAAGGCGTTGAACTTGTCGAAATGGTTCGCAATCGCCAAGACGGCATGTGCTGTGGAGCCGGTGGCGGACTCATGTGGATGGAAGAAGACGCCGGACACCGCGTCAACGTGGCTCGCACCGAGCAGGCGCTTGAAGTAAGCCCGACGATGATTTCATCCGGCTGCCCTTATTGCTTGACGATGCTTTCAGATGGAACGAAAGCGAAAGAAGTCGAAGAGCAAGTCGGCACATACGATGTCGCTGAGCTTCTCGAGATGGCAGTTCTCGGAAAAGACGCACCGCCAGTTGAGGAAGTCGTTCAATAA